One segment of Niveibacterium microcysteis DNA contains the following:
- a CDS encoding polysaccharide biosynthesis protein, protein MRQSKESIGPFARWDDVVLAMVFANLMKKSILVTNWRQLAVFAGDLLAVSCAWGLAYVIRFNGAVPLDFIRTGLYACLLTVPIHAAFFRGFGLYRGMWVFASLPDLVRIVRAVAASSIVSVVAFVYVGLQPPVPRTIFVLHPVFLLMWMGGSRAAYRFWKEHRRYGDLFARGQPVVILGAGRAGANLVAELARSPEWRVVGLLDDDPNKIGREISGFKVYGRIKDLSHWAARLKAQNAIIAMPAMTREARQRAAGECLRAGVRAMTLPSIEDVVRGGATEGRFRDVNLHDLIGRAPVEVDSSAVRQMVSGRAIMVTGAGGSIGSELCRQLARFAPAQLILLEMSEFALYAVHEELGLRFPDVETVPIAGDVRDGLWLEAIFRQHSPTIVFHAAAYKHVPLMEERNAWQAVRNNVYGTFKIAAVCVANRVERFVLVSSDKAVNPTNVMGASKRMAEMVCQVMQQGAATRFEIVRFGNVLGSAGSVIPKFREQIARGGPVTVTHPEVTRYFMSIPEAAQLVLQAAAMGTGNNVFVMDMGEPVRIADLARDLIRLSGYAEDKIDIVFTGLRPGEKLYEELLAAQEETLPTHHPKLRIARAREVDHEWLDEVLAWLTQRTIPSDDQIRRDLRRWVPEYEPAVRPSLVLVQRSAREPKTVA, encoded by the coding sequence GTGCGTCAATCCAAAGAGTCTATTGGGCCGTTTGCCCGGTGGGATGACGTTGTCCTCGCGATGGTATTTGCGAATTTAATGAAAAAGTCGATTTTAGTAACCAACTGGCGGCAGTTGGCCGTATTTGCCGGCGATTTGCTTGCAGTCTCCTGCGCGTGGGGATTGGCCTATGTCATCCGGTTCAATGGGGCCGTACCGCTAGACTTCATCCGGACCGGTCTGTATGCATGCTTGCTCACCGTTCCAATTCACGCCGCCTTCTTTCGGGGCTTTGGTCTCTATCGTGGTATGTGGGTCTTCGCGAGTTTGCCTGACCTCGTGCGAATCGTTCGAGCGGTGGCTGCTTCATCGATCGTCAGCGTCGTTGCATTCGTCTATGTCGGGTTGCAGCCGCCCGTCCCGCGCACCATCTTTGTGCTGCATCCGGTCTTCTTGCTGATGTGGATGGGAGGCAGCAGGGCTGCGTACCGCTTCTGGAAAGAGCATAGGCGCTACGGTGACCTTTTTGCTCGCGGTCAACCCGTTGTAATTCTTGGCGCTGGCCGTGCCGGTGCGAATCTTGTTGCGGAGCTGGCCCGCTCGCCAGAGTGGCGCGTTGTAGGATTGCTGGACGACGACCCCAACAAGATTGGCCGTGAGATTTCGGGCTTCAAGGTGTATGGGCGTATCAAGGACTTGTCGCACTGGGCAGCGCGCCTAAAAGCCCAGAACGCAATCATTGCAATGCCCGCAATGACCCGCGAGGCGCGTCAGCGAGCCGCCGGCGAATGTTTGCGGGCGGGCGTTCGAGCGATGACGCTACCTTCGATCGAGGATGTCGTTCGCGGGGGTGCAACCGAGGGACGTTTTCGCGACGTTAACCTACATGACTTGATCGGCCGTGCGCCAGTGGAGGTGGACTCATCTGCGGTGAGGCAGATGGTAAGCGGCCGAGCAATCATGGTAACCGGTGCGGGAGGGTCCATCGGCTCCGAGCTCTGTCGGCAACTGGCACGCTTCGCGCCAGCGCAGTTGATTCTGCTTGAGATGAGCGAGTTTGCGCTCTATGCAGTCCATGAAGAGCTGGGGTTGCGCTTCCCTGATGTAGAGACCGTACCAATTGCAGGCGATGTCCGAGATGGGCTGTGGCTTGAAGCGATATTCCGGCAGCACAGCCCGACAATCGTGTTCCACGCTGCTGCCTATAAGCATGTGCCGCTAATGGAAGAGCGTAACGCCTGGCAGGCGGTTCGTAATAACGTCTATGGCACATTCAAGATTGCCGCGGTGTGCGTGGCTAATCGAGTCGAACGGTTTGTCTTAGTGTCAAGCGACAAGGCGGTAAACCCGACAAACGTCATGGGCGCAAGCAAGCGCATGGCTGAAATGGTTTGTCAGGTTATGCAGCAGGGCGCGGCTACGCGTTTTGAGATTGTGCGGTTTGGAAACGTTCTGGGTAGCGCCGGAAGCGTTATCCCGAAGTTTCGGGAGCAGATCGCTCGTGGGGGCCCTGTCACTGTGACGCATCCGGAGGTTACACGGTACTTCATGTCCATTCCGGAGGCCGCCCAACTCGTTTTGCAGGCAGCTGCAATGGGTACGGGCAACAACGTATTTGTGATGGACATGGGCGAACCGGTTCGGATCGCAGACTTGGCCAGAGATTTGATCCGGTTGTCCGGGTATGCGGAAGACAAGATCGATATCGTCTTCACGGGATTGCGGCCCGGTGAAAAACTATACGAAGAGTTGCTGGCGGCACAAGAAGAGACTCTACCGACACATCATCCCAAGCTGCGAATTGCTCGTGCACGGGAAGTAGATCACGAGTGGTTGGATGAAGTGCTGGCGTGGTTGACCCAGCGGACGATTCCGTCTGATGATCAGATTCGACGAGACCTTCGCCGTTGGGTGCCAGAATATGAGCCTGCCGTTCGACCGTCCTTAGTTCTCGTTCAGCGCTCGGCGCGCGAGCCTAAGACGGTTGCGTGA
- a CDS encoding glycosyltransferase has translation MSTSVNVDGTCSAFSVQQAAGVSRRPTLSVGVVTYRSDESALFATLDSLARAIEHAICAGTLAGAVVNVVDNGATLTGAALSPLHRKEIQAKLVLTQQNLGYGAGQNLAFQDAESDYHLVLNPDVFVSVDALHNAIRWMDAHPSVVLLAPDVCDASGERSFLCRRMPGLLVLLLRGFAPRWVRHVFRRSLAWHEMRDVVDGKSVVWDPPVVGGCFMLFRSASYSALDGFDRRYFLYFEDYDLSLRAASQGRIAYVPDVRISHAGGGASRKGLRHILMFGRSALTFFRLHGWRV, from the coding sequence GTGTCAACCTCAGTGAACGTTGATGGTACTTGTAGTGCTTTTTCTGTGCAGCAGGCGGCAGGTGTGTCCCGGCGCCCGACATTAAGTGTAGGTGTTGTGACCTATCGGTCAGACGAGTCCGCTCTTTTTGCGACCTTGGATTCCTTGGCTCGGGCGATTGAACACGCCATATGTGCAGGTACTTTGGCTGGCGCTGTAGTAAACGTTGTCGATAACGGCGCAACCTTGACCGGCGCGGCGCTCTCCCCGCTGCATCGCAAAGAGATCCAAGCGAAGCTTGTCCTAACCCAGCAGAATCTTGGGTATGGTGCTGGGCAGAACCTTGCATTTCAGGATGCCGAGTCCGATTACCACTTGGTACTAAACCCAGATGTCTTCGTGAGCGTTGACGCTCTTCATAACGCCATTCGATGGATGGATGCCCATCCGTCGGTAGTGCTGTTGGCGCCTGATGTATGCGACGCGTCTGGTGAGCGGAGTTTCTTGTGTCGCCGTATGCCAGGCCTGTTAGTTCTGCTCCTGAGGGGGTTTGCGCCTCGTTGGGTTAGGCACGTCTTTCGGCGGTCACTTGCTTGGCATGAGATGCGAGATGTAGTTGATGGGAAGAGTGTCGTGTGGGATCCGCCAGTGGTTGGTGGGTGTTTCATGTTGTTTCGGTCTGCGTCATATAGCGCGCTCGATGGATTCGATCGTCGCTATTTTCTTTACTTTGAAGACTATGACTTGAGTCTGCGCGCGGCGTCTCAGGGGCGTATCGCGTACGTTCCCGATGTCCGTATTTCCCACGCCGGCGGCGGCGCGTCAAGGAAAGGCCTTCGCCACATTCTGATGTTTGGTCGTTCGGCGCTGACGTTTTTTCGCTTGCACGGTTGGCGCGTGTAG
- the wecB gene encoding non-hydrolyzing UDP-N-acetylglucosamine 2-epimerase produces MVKATVRIVCVVGTRPEAIKMAPVILALKATDWCDCRVLATAQHRQILDQVLALFGIVPDIDLDIMRPNQSLPDLTARLLTAVDRVLEDERPDAVLVQGDTTTVMATALACFYRRIPVGHVEAGLRTGDMANPFPEEMNRVLAGRLSHWHFAPTESAKKNLLAEGFAPESIHVTGNTVIDALLDVSGRVGPAAPVEAHVADNARVVLVTTHRRENFGAPLRAICDAIRELALRYRDAVFVVPVHPNPNVREVVQAQLGATSNVRLISPLDYLPFVQMMKRADVILTDSGGVQEEAPALGKPVLVMRAETERPEAVDAGVVRLVGADRSVIVRELSALMDDPVVYRSMARGVSPYGDGHAAARIVEILQRSLL; encoded by the coding sequence ATGGTGAAGGCTACGGTTCGTATCGTTTGTGTTGTCGGAACCCGACCTGAGGCGATCAAGATGGCGCCGGTGATCTTGGCGCTGAAAGCTACTGACTGGTGCGATTGCAGAGTCCTGGCGACTGCGCAGCATCGTCAGATCCTCGATCAGGTGCTCGCGCTGTTCGGGATCGTTCCTGACATCGACCTCGACATCATGCGCCCAAATCAGTCTTTGCCTGATCTTACGGCGCGGTTGCTGACTGCTGTCGATCGTGTGCTTGAAGATGAGCGGCCGGATGCGGTTTTGGTGCAGGGCGATACCACGACGGTAATGGCGACCGCGCTTGCTTGCTTCTATCGGCGGATTCCGGTTGGGCACGTGGAAGCGGGCTTACGTACGGGTGACATGGCCAACCCATTCCCTGAAGAAATGAACCGAGTTCTGGCGGGTCGCCTTTCGCATTGGCACTTTGCTCCAACGGAGAGCGCCAAGAAGAACCTTTTGGCGGAGGGATTTGCCCCTGAGTCGATTCATGTGACGGGTAACACCGTTATCGACGCATTGCTGGACGTTTCGGGCCGTGTAGGGCCGGCGGCACCGGTTGAGGCCCATGTGGCAGACAACGCGCGGGTGGTTCTGGTCACGACGCATCGCCGTGAGAACTTCGGTGCGCCGCTGCGTGCAATATGTGATGCGATTCGGGAATTGGCGCTGCGCTATCGGGATGCCGTGTTTGTGGTGCCGGTGCACCCCAATCCAAATGTGCGCGAAGTGGTGCAGGCCCAGCTTGGGGCTACGTCGAACGTGCGTCTGATCTCGCCACTTGACTATCTGCCATTTGTGCAAATGATGAAGCGCGCTGACGTCATACTCACCGATTCGGGAGGCGTTCAGGAGGAGGCTCCTGCACTTGGCAAACCAGTCTTGGTAATGCGCGCCGAGACAGAGCGGCCTGAGGCGGTAGATGCGGGCGTTGTGCGCCTGGTTGGCGCTGATCGCTCTGTAATTGTACGCGAGCTGAGTGCGCTGATGGATGACCCCGTCGTGTATCGGAGCATGGCGCGAGGTGTTTCGCCGTATGGCGATGGGCACGCGGCGGCGCGTATTGTTGAAATTCTGCAGCGTTCGTTGCTTTGA
- a CDS encoding GtrA family protein has protein sequence MLTIRGDARRFLQFAAVGASNTIVHLLGVLLLVEVLGFVPVAANVPAFLVANVWSFIANSVFTFRAAVVWTKYPRFLSLSLVAMAVSTGIVQAFQSLGWHYVLGVLASTGTSLTINFLLVRWAVFGARGASRDSY, from the coding sequence ATGTTGACAATCAGAGGTGATGCTCGTCGATTTCTGCAGTTTGCTGCCGTAGGCGCTAGCAATACGATCGTCCACCTGCTTGGAGTGTTGTTGCTGGTTGAGGTGCTGGGTTTTGTTCCAGTGGCGGCAAACGTGCCGGCCTTTCTGGTTGCGAATGTCTGGTCGTTTATCGCGAATTCTGTTTTTACATTCAGGGCTGCGGTTGTCTGGACCAAATATCCAAGGTTCCTGAGTCTTTCCTTGGTGGCGATGGCAGTGTCAACGGGGATTGTGCAGGCCTTTCAGTCACTTGGTTGGCATTATGTACTGGGTGTTCTTGCGAGCACTGGGACCAGTTTGACTATCAATTTTCTGTTGGTTCGCTGGGCGGTGTTTGGCGCTCGCGGTGCCTCGCGTGATTCTTATTGA
- a CDS encoding glycosyltransferase family 2 protein codes for MRTPPIISIVVPCYNEEAVLSETVLRLGALLDRLEAACVVSPGSHVIFVDDGSRDRTWPLILDYASRDARMRGLRLSRNRGHQNAVLAGMFNASSDAVVTIDADLQDDVDAIEKMVNAYRDGKDVVYGVRSSRSSDTFFKRWTAESYYRVLALFGVEIVFNHADYRLMSRRALAALSEFSEVNLFLRGVVPQIGFESGVVEYARSERFAGESKYPLKKMLALAWQGVTSFSVTPLRFITGIGTIISCVSFALGAWALIMALLPGHTVPGWASTVIPIYVLGGVQLIGIGVVGEYVGKTYFEVKRRPRYFVSEVVGEGLVAHGRPGDVDNQR; via the coding sequence ATGAGAACCCCCCCGATCATTTCGATTGTTGTGCCCTGTTACAACGAAGAGGCTGTGTTGTCAGAGACCGTGCTTCGTCTGGGCGCACTTCTGGATCGACTTGAGGCGGCTTGTGTTGTCTCGCCGGGCTCACATGTGATTTTTGTGGACGACGGGAGTAGGGATCGAACCTGGCCGCTCATCTTGGACTATGCGAGTAGAGATGCGCGGATGCGTGGTTTGCGTCTTTCGCGAAATCGTGGACACCAGAATGCTGTATTGGCTGGGATGTTCAACGCAAGCAGTGATGCGGTCGTGACGATTGATGCCGACCTCCAGGATGATGTTGATGCCATTGAAAAGATGGTGAACGCCTATCGCGATGGAAAGGACGTCGTTTACGGCGTCAGAAGCAGCCGTAGCAGCGATACCTTCTTCAAGCGTTGGACGGCGGAGAGCTATTACCGCGTTTTGGCATTGTTCGGCGTCGAGATTGTATTCAATCACGCAGACTATCGGCTGATGTCGCGCCGTGCGCTTGCAGCATTATCGGAATTCAGTGAAGTTAACCTTTTTCTGCGCGGCGTGGTTCCACAAATCGGGTTTGAGAGTGGAGTCGTTGAGTATGCGCGGTCGGAGCGATTTGCCGGCGAGTCAAAGTACCCGCTCAAGAAGATGCTTGCGCTCGCGTGGCAGGGTGTTACGTCGTTTTCGGTTACACCGCTGCGCTTTATTACCGGCATTGGAACGATTATCTCCTGCGTGTCTTTCGCCCTGGGTGCCTGGGCTCTGATCATGGCGTTGTTGCCAGGACATACCGTGCCGGGCTGGGCGTCTACGGTGATTCCGATTTATGTGTTGGGTGGTGTTCAGCTGATTGGAATTGGAGTGGTCGGTGAGTACGTCGGAAAGACGTATTTCGAGGTGAAAAGACGGCCACGCTATTTCGTGTCGGAGGTCGTCGGAGAGGGGCTCGTTGCCCATGGGCGGCCTGGCGATGTTGACAATCAGAGGTGA
- a CDS encoding class I SAM-dependent methyltransferase, whose product MTYALDASSSYDVASPPGHPEICRWQAAPHTGAVKPALMLLAGEQLSLGLAPGVERVVCQLRYSAGLPEISVDGLEAELMLSLPGDRECALVRVPVLRGDESRIGCLSIDLPPAPDGARLSLRCLPGPLNDPAADWLAVHELIVAPPELQGLARARSFGGLRAANERAHFATAYRHPMYQDRFQRANHLDALIPSARSLGVSGACTNAFDLAHALLGQRGASDVPDFSLRLREMALRLGRPPRVLSLCAGTAATEAALLRGANVKVELLLVDIDESLLAVACERDWSGSRPAMLVQDVNKLDVAAASFDLVMCVSGAHHLVELEHVFSQIRAALAPGGELWLIGEQVGPNGNRLDTAALAAANAAFAALPEEFRRNQRTRIADSTLPNQDCAEATFEGIRSDDIERVLSRYFLPVELCRRNVFLWRIVGPDYVLNYDIASADHRRLLEQLVDADLAAAAKGLRPTELHGIYRALG is encoded by the coding sequence ATGACCTACGCGCTGGATGCGTCGAGTTCGTACGACGTTGCGTCCCCCCCGGGGCATCCCGAGATCTGTCGTTGGCAGGCCGCACCCCACACAGGTGCGGTAAAGCCCGCATTGATGCTTCTCGCTGGCGAGCAGCTAAGTCTTGGGTTGGCGCCGGGGGTAGAACGGGTCGTTTGCCAGTTGCGCTACTCCGCGGGCTTGCCTGAGATCTCGGTGGACGGCCTTGAGGCGGAACTCATGCTGAGTCTTCCTGGCGATCGAGAGTGCGCCCTGGTTCGGGTTCCGGTTCTTCGGGGAGACGAGTCGCGCATTGGTTGTTTGTCGATTGACTTGCCGCCTGCGCCGGACGGCGCACGCTTGTCCTTGCGATGCCTTCCGGGGCCTTTGAATGATCCGGCAGCCGACTGGTTGGCTGTGCATGAGCTGATCGTGGCTCCACCGGAACTTCAGGGGCTTGCCAGGGCGCGCAGCTTTGGTGGCCTTCGGGCGGCAAATGAACGTGCGCACTTTGCGACAGCATATCGGCACCCGATGTATCAGGATCGATTCCAACGGGCCAACCACCTTGACGCGTTGATTCCGTCTGCGCGCTCGCTGGGTGTGTCCGGCGCCTGCACCAATGCCTTTGACCTTGCCCATGCTTTGCTTGGTCAGCGGGGCGCCAGCGATGTGCCTGATTTCTCGCTTCGTCTGCGCGAGATGGCGCTGCGCTTGGGGCGGCCACCACGGGTTCTGTCGCTTTGTGCAGGAACCGCCGCCACTGAGGCTGCCCTTCTGCGCGGCGCGAACGTAAAGGTTGAGCTGTTGCTCGTTGATATAGATGAGTCGTTGTTGGCAGTGGCATGTGAGCGGGATTGGAGTGGGTCGCGACCAGCCATGCTGGTGCAGGATGTCAACAAACTCGATGTTGCGGCGGCGTCGTTCGATCTCGTGATGTGTGTGTCCGGCGCTCACCATCTCGTTGAGTTGGAGCATGTGTTCTCGCAGATTCGCGCTGCCCTCGCGCCGGGTGGCGAACTCTGGCTTATCGGAGAGCAGGTAGGTCCAAACGGAAACCGTCTCGACACCGCCGCGCTTGCTGCGGCGAATGCTGCGTTTGCGGCACTCCCCGAGGAGTTTCGGCGGAATCAGCGCACCCGCATTGCAGATTCGACGTTGCCAAACCAAGACTGCGCTGAAGCAACTTTCGAGGGCATTCGCAGCGACGACATCGAGCGCGTGCTGTCTCGCTACTTTCTGCCGGTCGAACTGTGCCGCCGCAACGTCTTTCTTTGGCGCATCGTGGGGCCAGATTACGTTCTGAACTACGACATTGCCAGTGCGGATCATCGACGTTTGCTCGAGCAATTGGTTGACGCCGATCTCGCTGCTGCGGCGAAAGGGTTGCGGCCAACCGAGTTGCATGGGATCTATCGTGCGCTCGGTTGA
- a CDS encoding DsbC family protein, with product MKLLDSLIAVSRRCALLAICLIPLSVAADEAALRQKAQAFLKQGGTIQSVTKLPVGQLNEIVLSNGQILYSDDAFTYFFVGGELISTADKRNLTDETNERLSKIDFQALPFGHALKRVNGNGQRVIATFEDPNCSYCKKLRSELDALPDATIYTFVIAVINEDSIGKAKRLWCADDRNAAWALWMKEGKLPAERKCNDVIDENQKLGAQVRISGTPTIFFENGKRITGFVTKDKIEAAINAAIAERAAEALSKAGK from the coding sequence ATGAAACTCCTCGATTCTCTGATTGCAGTGAGCCGCCGCTGTGCGTTGCTGGCGATTTGTTTGATTCCGCTTTCCGTTGCGGCTGACGAGGCGGCGCTTCGACAGAAGGCACAGGCCTTTCTCAAGCAGGGTGGTACTATTCAGTCAGTCACCAAATTGCCCGTTGGCCAGTTGAACGAGATCGTGTTGTCGAACGGGCAAATTCTCTATTCCGATGACGCATTTACGTATTTCTTTGTCGGTGGCGAACTGATATCGACCGCCGATAAGCGCAACCTCACGGACGAGACGAACGAGCGTCTCTCCAAGATCGATTTTCAGGCGCTACCTTTTGGGCATGCGCTCAAGCGTGTTAACGGTAATGGTCAGCGCGTCATTGCGACGTTTGAAGACCCAAATTGCAGCTATTGCAAGAAGCTGCGCTCAGAGCTTGACGCCCTGCCCGACGCTACCATTTACACTTTCGTGATCGCGGTGATCAACGAAGACTCAATTGGAAAGGCCAAGCGTCTCTGGTGTGCGGATGATCGTAATGCGGCTTGGGCGCTTTGGATGAAGGAGGGCAAACTGCCCGCCGAGCGAAAATGCAATGACGTGATCGACGAGAACCAGAAGCTAGGCGCCCAGGTTCGAATCTCTGGCACGCCGACGATTTTCTTCGAAAACGGAAAGCGCATCACGGGTTTCGTTACGAAAGACAAGATCGAGGCTGCAATTAACGCTGCAATCGCAGAACGGGCTGCTGAAGCGCTCTCGAAGGCGGGTAAGTGA
- a CDS encoding secretin N-terminal domain-containing protein → MPALVATLVGCTTGSPFIPNPINPLKRGTAAPGDPEVMGAAGGGTQLANETGLYQTPAPPTPQRSSAGARSAAAPKPGNENADTSLMFEQVSLTAFIQTVYGAILKKNVSVDPAVEAKKDLVSLRTGSPQTPSQVAELARGVLKSYGIAVSDYGSLVRVTLDTAQTGYLPEIRRGRAMPETPLALRPVFQLVELEAVSPAGVSNWLKTIFGSKIQAQDDLARQAILLSGQRDDVQAAMEAIQMLDQPAMRGRISARVAPVFWSADELAKRLTDVLQAEGYSATMQPNGQAPIILLPVAPLNSIIVFSAGEDVLNHVLHWARELDQPGQGRGTAGYFTYPVKNTDAAGLAKTLQEIMNPAAAAAGATGQAATQLKSRVVVNAATNSLIIQGNSSEYQQWLGLLQELDKPAKSALISVTIAEVRLTDTEQLGVEWMLNTYRQNGYKVDVGTMGNLNVSKIGGLAATISNAFGDPRVLINALASTSRVKVLSNPSLVTRNGETATIQVGQEVPVIQSTQSTNTGGIQAGVLQTVQYRQTGVILKVRPVIHASGRLELDVSQEVSSAANTLTGVSASPTFSTRKIDTKLTVLDGNTVLLGGLMQQSTDATDTGVPLLKDIPVAGVMFKNNTDKLDRTELIVLITPNVIQDDFDAQAVTDAFRARMSWAAPKTRARWEGTMGAAIRGDIPMPRPNIDLSSTPAQVTQGEGALPIASPKPAAVTPAASVPTPNGGAAPIPSAAPAPLQASPPQPPSPERSKPYVLPPPGSKPATSSAQKPPAAPTEAQTEVVPQPEPGPKPVLDEKLRQELLDHLRKSH, encoded by the coding sequence ATGCCCGCATTGGTTGCAACGCTTGTCGGTTGTACCACCGGTTCGCCGTTCATCCCTAATCCTATCAACCCGCTCAAACGTGGCACTGCAGCCCCCGGCGACCCGGAAGTCATGGGCGCGGCGGGCGGGGGCACGCAGCTTGCAAACGAGACCGGCCTCTATCAGACGCCCGCGCCACCCACCCCTCAGCGCAGCAGTGCAGGCGCGCGTTCTGCCGCTGCGCCCAAGCCCGGAAACGAAAACGCCGACACATCGTTGATGTTTGAGCAGGTCTCGCTCACAGCCTTCATTCAGACGGTTTACGGCGCCATTCTGAAAAAGAATGTATCAGTGGACCCGGCTGTCGAGGCCAAGAAAGACCTCGTAAGCCTGCGCACCGGGTCGCCCCAAACACCCAGTCAGGTTGCAGAGCTTGCGCGCGGAGTGCTCAAGTCATACGGCATCGCGGTGTCTGACTATGGCAGCTTGGTTCGCGTCACGCTCGATACTGCGCAGACCGGTTACCTGCCCGAAATCCGCCGCGGCCGCGCGATGCCCGAGACCCCGCTCGCGCTGCGCCCCGTCTTCCAGCTTGTTGAACTCGAAGCGGTATCACCCGCAGGGGTCTCCAACTGGCTTAAAACAATCTTCGGCAGCAAGATCCAGGCGCAGGACGACCTTGCTCGCCAGGCCATTCTGCTCAGCGGCCAGCGCGATGATGTGCAGGCCGCGATGGAAGCCATCCAGATGCTCGACCAGCCTGCGATGCGGGGCCGCATTTCGGCCCGCGTTGCACCGGTGTTCTGGTCCGCCGATGAGCTCGCCAAGCGCCTCACAGACGTGCTTCAGGCTGAGGGGTATTCGGCCACCATGCAGCCCAATGGACAAGCGCCAATCATCCTGCTGCCCGTTGCCCCGCTCAATTCCATCATCGTCTTCAGCGCCGGTGAAGATGTGCTCAACCACGTGTTGCACTGGGCGCGGGAGCTTGATCAGCCTGGGCAGGGGCGTGGTACCGCCGGTTACTTCACGTATCCGGTGAAGAATACCGACGCTGCAGGCCTAGCTAAGACTTTGCAAGAGATCATGAATCCGGCCGCTGCGGCGGCGGGTGCGACCGGCCAGGCGGCAACGCAACTGAAGAGCCGAGTGGTGGTGAATGCCGCCACCAACAGCCTAATCATTCAGGGCAACTCAAGCGAATATCAGCAATGGCTCGGTTTGCTGCAGGAACTGGACAAGCCTGCCAAGAGCGCACTGATCTCAGTTACCATCGCCGAAGTGCGCCTTACCGATACCGAACAGTTGGGCGTGGAGTGGATGCTCAACACCTACCGGCAGAATGGTTACAAGGTGGATGTGGGTACCATGGGTAACCTCAACGTTTCAAAGATCGGTGGTCTTGCGGCAACCATATCGAATGCGTTTGGCGACCCGCGCGTCCTGATCAATGCACTGGCTTCCACGTCGCGCGTCAAGGTGCTCTCCAACCCCAGCCTCGTCACCCGAAACGGCGAAACGGCAACAATTCAGGTTGGTCAGGAGGTGCCGGTGATCCAGAGCACCCAATCAACAAACACGGGGGGGATTCAGGCTGGTGTCCTCCAGACCGTGCAATACCGGCAAACCGGTGTCATCCTCAAAGTCCGCCCGGTAATTCATGCAAGCGGTCGCCTCGAACTTGATGTGTCTCAAGAGGTCAGCAGCGCAGCGAATACCCTGACAGGCGTAAGCGCTTCCCCCACGTTTTCGACCCGCAAGATCGACACCAAGCTCACGGTCCTGGATGGCAACACGGTATTGCTGGGTGGTTTGATGCAACAGTCCACCGACGCTACGGATACCGGCGTTCCCTTGCTCAAAGACATCCCGGTTGCCGGCGTCATGTTCAAGAACAACACTGACAAGCTTGATCGTACCGAACTGATCGTGTTGATCACGCCGAACGTGATTCAGGACGATTTTGATGCGCAGGCGGTAACGGATGCTTTCCGTGCCCGGATGTCGTGGGCAGCTCCTAAGACCCGCGCGCGGTGGGAGGGAACCATGGGCGCAGCAATTCGCGGCGACATCCCGATGCCGCGGCCCAACATTGATCTCTCGTCCACCCCGGCCCAGGTAACGCAGGGCGAGGGCGCGCTTCCAATTGCTTCCCCTAAGCCCGCGGCAGTAACGCCGGCGGCTTCAGTCCCAACGCCTAATGGCGGCGCAGCGCCAATTCCGTCCGCCGCGCCGGCGCCGCTTCAAGCTTCTCCGCCGCAGCCACCTTCACCGGAGCGCTCCAAGCCCTATGTGCTGCCTCCACCAGGCAGCAAGCCCGCGACCAGCTCGGCCCAGAAGCCGCCGGCCGCGCCAACCGAAGCGCAAACCGAGGTCGTGCCGCAGCCCGAACCGGGGCCAAAGCCGGTTCTCGACGAAAAGCTTCGTCAAGAGCTTTTGGACCACCTGCGCAAGTCACATTGA